Proteins from a single region of Streptomyces spinoverrucosus:
- a CDS encoding response regulator: protein MVSLTGGAPQTPRVLVVDDEPQIVRALVINLKARKYEVDAAHDGATALQLAAARHPDVVVLDLGLPDMDGVEVIRGLRGWTRVPIIVLSARHSSDEKVEALDAGADDYVTKPFGMDELLARLRAAVRRAEPVGAGEDEVVVETDEFTVDLAAKKVNRGGRDVRLTPTEWHLLEVLVRNTGRLVSQKQLLQEVWGPSYGTETNYLRVYMAQLRRKLEPDPSHPKHFITEPGMGYRFEK from the coding sequence ATGGTGAGTCTCACTGGGGGTGCTCCCCAGACCCCCAGAGTGCTCGTGGTCGACGACGAGCCACAGATCGTGCGCGCTCTCGTGATCAACCTCAAGGCGCGCAAGTACGAGGTCGACGCGGCCCACGACGGGGCCACCGCCCTCCAGCTCGCCGCCGCCCGCCACCCCGACGTGGTGGTCCTCGACCTGGGGCTGCCCGACATGGACGGCGTCGAGGTGATCAGGGGGCTGCGGGGCTGGACGAGGGTGCCGATCATCGTGCTCTCGGCCCGGCACTCCTCCGACGAGAAGGTCGAGGCGCTCGACGCGGGCGCCGACGACTACGTCACCAAGCCCTTCGGCATGGACGAGCTGCTCGCCCGGCTGCGCGCCGCCGTTCGCCGTGCCGAGCCCGTCGGGGCCGGTGAGGACGAGGTGGTCGTGGAGACCGACGAGTTCACCGTCGACCTCGCCGCGAAGAAGGTCAACCGCGGCGGCCGAGACGTACGGCTGACGCCCACGGAGTGGCATCTGCTGGAGGTGCTGGTGCGCAACACCGGCCGACTGGTCAGCCAGAAGCAGCTGTTGCAGGAGGTGTGGGGGCCGTCGTACGGGACGGAGACGAACTACCTGCGCGTGTACATGGCGCAGTTGCGGCGCAAGCTGGAGCCGGATCCGTCGCATCCGAAGCACTTCATTACCGAGCCGGGGATGGGGTACCGCTTCGAGAAGTGA
- a CDS encoding DUF3710 domain-containing protein, whose protein sequence is MFGRRKKKGAAEDAAGEAEQVVDSVDTEADDEVGRERVRLEPEPRPDGPWDSSEVRDPAEGRVDLGGLFVPGVDGMELRVEVAGDAIVAATVALRDSAIQLQAFAAPKREGIWGEVREEIGTGITQQGGIVDEVEGSLGWELRAQVPVQLPDGTGGFQVVRFVGVDGPRWFLRGVISGQAAVQPQAAGLLENIFRDTVVVRGEGPMAPRDPIVLKLPNDAQMVPEGVQQDDQANSRFSGGMGQLQRGPEITEVR, encoded by the coding sequence AGGTCGTCGACAGCGTCGACACTGAGGCGGACGACGAGGTCGGTCGCGAGCGGGTGCGGCTGGAGCCGGAGCCGCGTCCCGACGGACCGTGGGACAGCTCCGAGGTGCGGGATCCGGCCGAGGGCCGGGTCGACCTGGGCGGGCTGTTCGTGCCGGGAGTCGACGGCATGGAGCTGCGGGTGGAGGTCGCGGGTGACGCGATCGTCGCGGCGACCGTCGCGCTCCGGGACAGCGCCATCCAGCTCCAGGCCTTCGCCGCCCCCAAGCGCGAGGGCATCTGGGGCGAGGTGCGCGAGGAGATCGGCACCGGCATCACGCAGCAGGGCGGCATCGTCGACGAGGTCGAGGGCTCGCTCGGCTGGGAGCTGCGGGCCCAGGTGCCGGTGCAGCTGCCGGACGGCACGGGCGGCTTCCAGGTCGTCCGGTTCGTCGGTGTGGACGGGCCCCGCTGGTTCCTGCGCGGTGTGATCTCGGGTCAGGCCGCGGTGCAGCCGCAGGCGGCCGGGCTGCTGGAGAACATCTTCCGGGACACGGTCGTGGTCCGCGGCGAGGGCCCGATGGCGCCCCGCGACCCGATCGTCCTCAAGCTGCCGAACGACGCGCAGATGGTCCCCGAGGGCGTCCAGCAGGACGACCAGGCCAACTCCCGCTTCTCCGGCGGCATGGGGCAGCTGCAGCGCGGACCGGAGATCACCGAGGTCCGCTGA
- a CDS encoding OB-fold nucleic acid binding domain-containing protein, with protein MSAVPRSEKPVGRFRRMLDRLSSSQEDLESEELREDAETAGCTRIGDCHDRQIVTVTGTLRTVTLRPRAGVPALEAELFDGSAALDVVWLGRRSIVGIEPGRKLIASGRISMSRGRRVLFNPKYELRPLGRE; from the coding sequence ATGAGTGCTGTTCCTCGTTCCGAAAAGCCGGTGGGCCGGTTCCGGCGCATGCTCGACCGGCTCTCCTCTTCGCAGGAGGACCTGGAGTCCGAGGAGCTGCGGGAGGACGCCGAGACCGCGGGCTGTACGCGCATCGGTGACTGCCATGACCGACAGATCGTCACGGTTACTGGTACCTTGCGCACGGTCACGCTGCGTCCGCGCGCGGGAGTCCCGGCTCTGGAGGCCGAGCTGTTCGACGGCTCCGCCGCACTGGACGTCGTGTGGCTGGGCCGGCGCTCCATCGTCGGGATAGAACCGGGGCGCAAGCTGATCGCATCGGGCCGGATCTCCATGAGCCGGGGCCGCCGGGTGCTCTTCAACCCCAAGTACGAACTGAGACCCCTCGGACGGGAGTAG
- a CDS encoding sensor histidine kinase gives MARGKLRIYLGAAPGVGKTYAMLSEAHRRVERGTDCVVAFVEHYDRPRTEVMLHGLEQIPRKRLEYRGGTFTEMDVDAVLARRPQVALVDELAHTNVPGSRNAKRWQDVEELLAAGVDVISTVNIQHLESLGDVVESITGVRQRETVPDEVVRRADQIELVDMSPEALRRRMAHGNIYTPDKVDAALSNYFRPGNLTALRELALLWVADRVDEYLKQYRSEHRVSKIWGSRERIVVGLTGGPEGRTLIRRAARLAEKGAGGEVLAVYIARSDGLTAASPKELAVQRTLVEDLGGTFHHVVGDDIPAALLDFARGVNATQIVLGSSRRKTWQYVFGPGVGATVARESGPDLDVHIVTHEEVAKGRGLPVARGARLGRARIIWGWTVGLAGPAIMAVVLNAVDLGLANNVLLFLTLTVAAALLGGLLPALASAAFGSFLLNYFFTPPLHRLTIADSKNIVALVIFVAVAVSVASVVDIAARRTHQAARLRAESEILSFLAGNVLRGETSLEALLERVRETFGMESAALLERQSDVDPWTCVGRAGFGGPVARPEDADVDMPVGDHMALALTGRVLPAEDRRVLAAFAAQAVVVLDRRRLKEEADQARALAEGNRIRTALLAAVSHDLRTPLAGIKAAVSSLRSDDVAWSEEDRAELLEGIEEGADRLDHLVGNLLDMSRLQTGTVTPIIREVDLDEVVPMALGGVPEDSVVLDVPETLPMVRVDAGLLERAVANVVENAVKYSPDGTPVLVAASAIADRVEVRVVDRGPGVPDDVKERIFEPFQRYGDAPRGAGVGLGLAVARGFAEAMGGTLNAEDTPGGGLTMVLTLRAGTRPEFLSVPSERQASW, from the coding sequence ATGGCACGCGGCAAGCTTCGGATCTACCTCGGTGCGGCACCGGGCGTGGGCAAGACGTACGCCATGCTGTCCGAGGCCCACCGCCGGGTGGAGCGCGGCACGGACTGCGTGGTGGCCTTCGTCGAGCACTACGACCGGCCCCGCACCGAGGTGATGCTGCACGGCCTGGAACAGATCCCGCGCAAGCGGCTGGAGTACCGCGGCGGCACCTTCACCGAGATGGACGTGGACGCCGTCCTGGCCCGCCGCCCGCAGGTCGCCCTGGTGGACGAACTCGCCCACACCAACGTCCCGGGCTCACGCAACGCCAAGCGCTGGCAGGACGTCGAGGAACTGCTGGCGGCCGGCGTCGACGTGATCTCCACCGTCAACATCCAGCACCTGGAGTCCCTCGGAGACGTGGTCGAGTCGATCACGGGGGTCCGGCAGCGGGAGACCGTGCCGGACGAAGTCGTCCGGCGGGCGGACCAGATCGAGCTTGTCGACATGTCGCCGGAGGCGCTGCGCCGCCGTATGGCGCACGGCAACATCTACACGCCCGACAAGGTGGATGCCGCCCTGTCGAACTACTTCCGGCCGGGAAACCTGACCGCCCTGCGCGAGTTGGCGCTGCTGTGGGTGGCCGACCGGGTCGACGAGTATCTGAAGCAGTACCGCAGCGAGCACCGGGTGTCGAAGATCTGGGGCTCGCGGGAGCGGATCGTGGTGGGTCTGACCGGCGGCCCGGAGGGGCGCACCCTGATCCGGCGTGCGGCCCGCCTGGCGGAGAAGGGCGCCGGCGGCGAGGTGCTCGCCGTCTACATAGCGCGCAGCGACGGACTCACGGCCGCCTCCCCGAAGGAACTCGCCGTCCAGCGCACCCTGGTCGAGGACCTCGGCGGCACCTTCCACCACGTCGTCGGCGACGACATACCGGCCGCGCTGCTGGACTTCGCGCGCGGTGTGAACGCCACCCAGATCGTCCTCGGGTCGTCGCGGCGCAAGACCTGGCAGTACGTCTTCGGACCCGGCGTCGGCGCGACGGTCGCCCGCGAGTCCGGTCCCGACCTCGACGTCCACATCGTCACCCACGAGGAGGTCGCCAAGGGACGCGGACTGCCCGTGGCCCGGGGCGCGCGGCTGGGGCGGGCCCGGATCATCTGGGGCTGGACCGTCGGCCTCGCCGGTCCGGCGATCATGGCGGTGGTGCTGAACGCCGTCGACCTCGGCCTCGCCAACAACGTGCTGCTCTTCCTGACCCTGACGGTCGCGGCGGCCCTGCTCGGCGGGCTGCTGCCGGCGCTGGCCTCGGCAGCCTTCGGATCGTTCCTGCTGAACTACTTCTTCACCCCGCCCCTGCACCGGCTGACCATCGCCGACTCGAAGAACATCGTCGCGCTGGTGATCTTCGTGGCCGTCGCGGTGTCCGTGGCGTCGGTGGTGGACATCGCCGCCCGGCGCACCCACCAGGCGGCCCGGCTGCGGGCGGAGTCGGAGATCCTGTCCTTCCTCGCGGGCAATGTGCTGCGCGGCGAGACCAGTCTGGAGGCCCTGCTGGAGCGGGTGCGCGAGACCTTCGGCATGGAGTCGGCCGCGCTGCTGGAGCGCCAGAGCGACGTCGACCCGTGGACGTGCGTGGGCCGCGCCGGCTTCGGCGGGCCGGTGGCACGCCCCGAGGACGCGGACGTGGACATGCCCGTCGGTGACCACATGGCGCTCGCGCTGACCGGCCGGGTGCTGCCCGCCGAGGACCGCCGGGTGCTGGCCGCGTTCGCCGCCCAGGCCGTGGTCGTACTGGACCGCCGCCGCCTGAAGGAGGAGGCCGACCAGGCGCGTGCGCTGGCCGAGGGCAACCGCATCCGCACGGCCCTGCTGGCCGCCGTCAGCCACGACCTGCGTACTCCACTGGCCGGGATCAAGGCGGCCGTCTCCAGCCTGCGGTCCGACGACGTGGCGTGGTCCGAGGAGGACCGGGCGGAGCTGCTCGAAGGCATCGAGGAGGGCGCCGACCGGCTCGACCATCTGGTCGGCAACCTGCTCGACATGTCCCGCCTGCAGACCGGCACGGTCACGCCGATCATCCGCGAGGTCGACCTCGACGAGGTCGTCCCGATGGCGCTGGGCGGCGTACCCGAGGACAGCGTGGTCCTGGACGTGCCGGAGACGCTGCCCATGGTCCGGGTGGACGCCGGGCTGCTGGAGCGGGCGGTGGCCAACGTCGTGGAGAACGCGGTCAAGTACAGCCCGGACGGTACGCCCGTGCTGGTCGCCGCCAGCGCCATCGCCGACCGCGTCGAGGTGCGGGTCGTGGACCGGGGACCGGGCGTGCCGGACGACGTGAAGGAACGCATCTTCGAGCCGTTCCAGCGGTACGGCGACGCCCCGCGCGGTGCCGGAGTCGGCCTTGGTCTCGCGGTCGCCCGCGGCTTCGCCGAGGCCATGGGCGGCACCCTCAACGCCGAGGACACCCCCGGCGGCGGCCTCACCATGGTCCTCACCCTCCGCGCGGGAACGCGCCCCGAGTTTCTCTCCGTACCCTCAGAAAGGCAGGCTTCATGGTGA